A window of Rhododendron vialii isolate Sample 1 chromosome 11a, ASM3025357v1 contains these coding sequences:
- the LOC131307574 gene encoding germin-like protein 5-1, translating to MAAAGKLSVSVVAIMVFIATISSSVSADPDMLQDVCVADLNNAVKMNGFACKASFKASDFFFAGIATPMPTNNMLGSTVTPANVMQIPGLNTLGVSMARIDFAPGGLNPPHTHPRATEIIFVLYGELEVGFITTANVLVSTTVKQGDVFTFPKGLVHFQINNGKGPAAAIAAFNSQNPGVQAIAATLFAAMPPVSDSVLSKAFQISYKEVDEIKSKLGGKH from the exons ATGGCAGCTGCTGGAAAACTCTCTGTCTCTGTGGTGGCCATCATGGTGTTCATAGCCACCATTTCCAGCTCTGTTTCTGCAGACCCGGATATGCTTCAAGATGTCTGTGTTGCCGATCTCAATAACG CTGTGAAGATGAACGGTTTTGCCTGCAAGGCAAGCTTTAAAGCATCAGATTTCTTCTTTGCCGGTATAGCAACGCCGATGCCCACCAACAATATGCTGGGTTCAACCGTGACTCCAGCCAATGTGATGCAAATTCCAGGCCTCAACACCCTAGGTGTCTCCATGGCCCGCATCGACTTTGCCCCCGGCGGCCTTAACCCGCCCCACACCCACCCACGCGCCACCGAGATCATTTTCGTGCTCTACGGAGAATTGGAAGTTGGGTTCATTACCACAGCCAATGTGCTTGTTTCCACAACCGTCAAACAGGGTGACGTATTTACTTTCCCTAAGGGTTTGGTTCACTTCCAAATTAATAACGGAAAAGGACCGGCTGCCGCTATTGCTGCGTTCAACAGCCAGAATCCTGGTGTCCAAGCCATTGCCGCCACATTGTTTGCCGCCATGCCCCCGGTCTCGGATAGTGTGTTGAGTAAGGCTTTCCAGATATCATATAAGGAGGTTGATGAAATCAAGTCAAAGCTTGGAGGAAAGCACTAG
- the LOC131307575 gene encoding nectarin-1-like isoform X4, which produces MVAAGKLSVVVVMVLVATISNSVSTDPDMLQNVCVADLNNAVKMNGFACKTNFSASDFFFAGLATPQPTNNTLGSIVTLASVFQVPGLNTLGVSMNRIDFAPGGLNPPHEHPRATEILFVLYGELEAHFITTANVLVSVTLKQGEIFTFPKGLVHFETNIGKEPAATISGFNSQNPGREDIPTSLFAATPPVPDSVLSKTFQISYQEVDEIKSKIAR; this is translated from the exons ATGGTTGCTGCTGGAAAACTCTCAGTGGTGGTCGTAATGGTACTAGTAGCCACCATTTCCAACTCTGTTTCTACAGATCCGGATATGCTCCAAAATGTCTGTGTTGCTGATCTCAATAAT GCTGTCAAGATGAATGGTTTTGCTTGCAAGACAAACTTCAGCGCATCAGATTTCTTCTTTGCCGGTCTAGCAACGCCACAGCCCACCAACAATACGCTGGGTTCAATCGTGACTCTAGCCAGCGTGTTTCAAGTTCCTGGCCTCAACACCCTAGGTGTCTCCATGAATCGCATCGACTTTGCCCCCGGTGGCCTTAACCCGCCCCACGAGCACCCACGCGCCACCGAGATATTGTTCGTTCTCTACGGAGAATTGGAAGCTCACTTCATTACCACAGCCAATGTGCTTGTTTCTGTGACCCTCAAACAGGGTGAGATATTTACTTTCCCTAAGGGTTTGGTTCACTTCGAAACTAATATTGGGAAAGAACCGGCCGCCACTATCTCTGGGTTTAACAGCCAGAATCCAGGCCGCGAGGACATTCCCACCTCGTTGTTTGCCGCCACACCCCCGGTGCCGGATAGTGTGTTGAGTAAGACTTTCCAGATATCATATCAAGAGGTTGATGAAATCAAGTCAAAGATTGCTAGATAG